Proteins from one Cryptomeria japonica chromosome 4, Sugi_1.0, whole genome shotgun sequence genomic window:
- the LOC131874913 gene encoding xanthotoxin 5-hydroxylase CYP82C4-like, with amino-acid sequence MALEATSIVVLAVALAALLLIANSLRSRNNSWAKTNIPQPPSWPIIGHLPLLSRSKQPIHRFISSLSERYGPIMYLQLGFRPVLVIASSDLAKECFTANDKAFASRPSISAGKHMGQNRLLQAGTHVGNFRSHTFAVGEYTARFESSEHQVKALRSHI; translated from the exons ATGGCGTTGGAAGCCACTTCCATTGTCGTTCTTGCTGTAGCACTGGCTGCCCTTCTGCTAATTGCAAACTCTCTCAGAAGTAGAAACAATAGTTGGGCAAAGACAAACATACCGCAGCCTCCATCATGGCCAATAATCGGGCATCTTCCTCTGCTAAGTAGGAGCAAACAGCCCATTCACAGATTTATATCCTCTCTTTCAGAGCGCTATGGCCCCATCATGTATCTCCAACTTGGCTTCCGCCCAGTTTTGGTTATCGCCTCTTCAGATCTCGCAAAAGAATGCTTTACAGCCAATGACAAAGCCTTTGCTTCGCGCCCATCTATTTCTGCAGGAAAGCATATGGG ACAGAATCGACTCCTTCAGGCAGGTACGCACGTAGGAAATTTCCGCTCTCATACGTTCGCTGTTGGAGAGTACACAGCGAGATTTGAATCCAGTGAACATCAAGTCAAGGCTCTCAGATCTCACATTTAA